From Aegilops tauschii subsp. strangulata cultivar AL8/78 chromosome 5, Aet v6.0, whole genome shotgun sequence:
ACTGAAACTGAATAAAGATATTATAAATACATCAGCCTTGTGCTTAGGGAGATAAAGCCATGTAAAGCGACTATAAGCATCAATGAAACTGACGTAGTAGTTGTGACCACTAACAGAAGTTTGCGCCGGAACCCATACATCAGAAAATATTATCTCTAGTGGTTTGTTGACAACTCGAGTAGACAAAGAAAGGGAAGTTGATGACTTTTGCCCGTTGTCAGGCATCACACACTGCTATTGTTTTATTACTACTAGGCACCATGGGAAGCTCATGACGATGAATAACATGACGGACAACCGGAGAAGCCGGATGGCCAAGGCGTGAATGCCAGTGGGACGACGAGACACAAACACCACTAAAGACTTGAGACATGTGCGGAACATGAAGTTTGTAAAGACCACTGCGATAGCGACCCCTAAGTAGAATGTCTCGTGTTGCTCGGTCCTTAACAAGAAAATAGAATGGGTGAAATTCAACAGAAACATTGTTGTCATAAGTGAGTCTAGGAACAGACATCAGATTGCGGGTGACAGAAGGAACATGAAGAACATTGGAGAGTTGAAGTTCACGTGATGTAGATGTTGGAAGAGATGTTTGACCAATATGAGAGATAGGCATAGCTGACCCACTTGCCGTATGAATCTGATCATGACCCTGGTACGGCTCGTACGACCCAAGCTTGGAGAGCTCATTCGATCGTCAGATGATCTGTAGCACCAGTATCCATGTACCAACTGTCGTCAACGGGATAGGAAGGGGTGTGCCCTTGTGTCGCCATGGCTGCTTGACACTCATTGTTGCACCCGTCATTGCTGATGCCGAGGAAATCGCGCTTGAAGCGTTTGTGGCAGCGAGAGGCGAGATGACCAGGAATACCGCATAACTGGCAAGCAGGACGATTTCCCTGGTTACGGCATAGTGGGCAAACCGAGCGCAAGATTTCCTTGCGGCCACCATTGGTGGAGCGAGGATTGTAGGATGGGCGCAATTTTCCCCGATGTGCAATCGGCGTCTCGCGCCCATGTACAGCTTCAACTAGGGAGTCATACTCACTGTCTAGACCATTGAGGACAAACGAAGTAAATTCTTCATTATCGAGCGGCCGACCCATAGAAGTGAGCGTGTTGGcgagagctttgatcttgttgaagtAAACGGTTGCAGATAGATCTTGTTTTTTCATATCTTGCAGTTGCTATCGTATTGCCATGGAACGAGCGGTGGATTGAGAAGGAAGCTTCCTTCGAGGACCACCCACGCATCTTGGGACGTGGCAGCGAAGAGAACCATACCGGCAATGCTTTCAGTGAGAGACGACCAGATCGCTCAGAGGATCGCCTCGTCTTGAGCAGTCCAAGCGCGGTACGCTGGGTTGAGGACTGTGACTCGTGCGCCATCATGCATGGTGGATGGTACAAACTGTGCAGGGCACTGTAAATGCCGTCGACGAAGCCTTCGAGGTAGTGGCTCCGAAGAAGGGGCAAGAACTGTGCACGCCAGTACAAGTAGTTGTCGGTGGAGAGCTTGACGGTGAGCAAGTTAGCGAAGTGAAACGGCACCGGTGAGGGCGCATCGGCCATCAGCGGGGCGTTGGAATTGGCTGGGGTAGGCGCCGGCAAGGTGACCTGCCCGATTGGAGACGTAGCGAGGATGCTTTCTTGGGTAAAGGAGGCCGAAGCTGGCTGCCGCTGAGAAAATACGGGTCCTGCTGTGGCCGTCCCGATGGTATATGACATGAGGCCAGCAGAAGTAGGGGAAGTCGTCCCTCCAGCCAGCAGCGAGGCAAGCATTGGCGGGATGCCGAACGCCCTAGAGGAGGAGGGAGCCGTGGAGAAAGAGGTGGCAGCGGCAGCGGCCAACGACATCATGGATgcgagcgggcggcggcggcagcgacggcggcggAAGCAAGTTGTAGATCGACCTAAATTGATACCATATAAAACAAGGGTTTGTAGTATGTTTGGGATGGATTCCACGACCTCTAGGGTCGGCTTGGCTCTTATTTTTGTATGGGAGAGTTGTACATAAATACAAGGTATACACCATATATACGGAAAGCTATACAAAGTCTAACACTATGGGTGTTGGAAGAGATAGATCGGGCAGAACTACAACCCGAAGTTGTGCAGGTTTAGGGATGCctctttccaaggttatattaaTTTAGGTTTTGGCGAAAGACAAAAATATATAATATGTAAATAAAGCTCAGTTCATCACTCAAATAATGATGAATATCAATCCAGTAAAGGTATGATGTACACTGTCAATAGCATTTTATAATTCTTTTGTAACATCGCTTAAAACTATTGAATTGTATTCTCTAACTTATAAGAGTTAGCTTTGATACAGATTGGGTCTTAATAGAAAAATATCCGTGTACTGATGGATTCACATTTCAAGGTAAACTGCTGAAAACGAAAGGCGACATCTTCAATAGTTTTTTCTCTCATTATTCACAATGTGAACTTAGGACTAGCTAAACAAAATTATGACACGATCGGTTTCCTTTATTCTTGATTTGTTCAATTTCATACCCTCTGCTCTGCCCCAGGATCAAATGACGAGTTCTGGAGGTGCAAGGAGGTGGAAGCACCAACCATGAGCTTAACAGAGCTGCTCAATTGGCATATTCTCAACTAATTTTAAGATGATGGGCCGAACTTCGCTCTGAAGTTGTGAGGTGAGGCTCAAAAAGATACATTGTTTACCGGCAACGGCGAAGACTGGCTCTAACATCGCACTGATGCAAGTGGATGCATTGAGCTCGAGGTGAAGATCAGCCACTCCATCCACGCTCAGTGTTTTTGTCCTTGTTTTTGTGCAGATTATTTCAGTACTCTTTATCAATGTGATGTTAGAGCCAAGATGCATGTGTCACTCTTCCATCAAATGTGTAATGAACTTTCAATTTTGTTCCTGATGATATGAAATCCCTGGTTTATCCTAGCTTCTTGCTGCTTAATAAGCGTATGATGCAAACTACATACTATAAAAAGGAAAGTGGATGGGGCGCCTCCTACCTGGCAACACCCAGCTTCTTCTCAGGCGGCGCCACCGGGTGGCGCCCCAACCACTAGTTTAAAATGAAATGCCGAGGAGCTCCCCCTCCCACCCTCCCCCTCTTATATTTTTTTTGTGTATTTTTCCCTCTCACAACTCTCACACTCTACCTATCGCATGATTGATGACACAAATGTCATGTTATTTGGAGCGTGAACTCATCTGCTACCAACATTACGTATGTACTCGTACACTACAAGTTTTGACTTTGGAAGGTAAATGGATGAAAATAGGTGCACATATTATGTGGTAAGCAATCTCAAAACAAATAATGTCAAAAAAAACACAAGGTATCATGTGTTCTTTGATATTTTCGGCTGGTTTTATTTTCTGCTCAATTCTTTTTCTATCTAATAAAAAACAGAGATCCCGCAGAAAATAAAATTTAATGCATTAACAAAATATCCCGAACTGGCAAGCACCAAACAATGTCTCAATAATGACAAAAGGAGATGACAAAGCTAATAAATGACGTAAACTAAAAGAAGCACTGATCAAGATGAACATACAGCTACCATAGAAAACCTGGTCGATCAGAAAAAAAGAACATCAAGAAGTACGTTACTCTGTGTCGAATTACTGCAACACGTGCGAATTGGTATTAGTACTATTTCTCGCGGCGAGTTCAGGACGGGCcgggcgccggcgccggcgcggcgCTCCCGCCGGCCCGCTTGATGAGGGCCGTGACGGCCCCCATGACCTTCTCGAACTCGTTGCCTTTCGGTAGCAGCCCGGTCTTGACGGGCGCCGTGAGGCCATCCCGGCACTGGTCGCAGTTCCACGTCAGCCCGTCCTTCTCGGCGCTCTCCACGTAGTCGCGCGCGTCGTTGAACTTGGCGTCGTCGATGGCGGTGACGCCGCCCTTGCCCCTGTCGACGTCGAGGTGGGAGACGGCCTCCTCCACGTCGGCGACGCACGAGTCCATGCACTGCCACTGCGGGCCTTTGATGGTGACCAGGTTCAGCTGTGTGCGCGCGGCGGTGCCCTCTGCGGCGCCGATCTTGGCGGCGGCGCGGATGCCCAGCTCCGCCAGCCCGCGCGCGTCCACCGTCCTGCTCCCCGGGATGCCCGACAGGAAGGCCACGCAGAACTGCTGGTCCGGCGCCTTGGAGCAGGCGTCCTTGACGGAGTTGTCGTCGGCGGCAACGAACAGGGcgctggagaggaggaggaggagggataGGAGGTTGACACTAGGCGTGTTGCAACGCGCCGCCATGGCCATGGTCGATCGGTGAACTCGCTCCGGCCTGAGGCTCGATTTGTCTTGGGAGTGGTGACGAGAGCTGCATGTACGTATGTATGTGTGCATGTGCCCGCTCGGTGCGCGTGGTCAGGAGTGTTTTGTGAGCGAGCAGTGGCTAAGTTTCAAGGAGAGCAACTCCTAATATTAGTAAAAAAGAGAGTATATACTAGTATTGTATAGCATAAAAGTATTTTGCAAACAAATGCAATCATATTATTTCTGCATGTTCAATACATGCATAGTGTAATTTTACACATAAGTGGTCAAAATTTGAAAGGGCCTATCTATGTCTAAGTGGATTGAGGTTATGAATCTCATTTGATTTACAAAACCATAGCTTCAACTTAGTGAAGATTGCAACTTGCACCTGCTCTAGCCTctcattttctaaaaaaaaagtGCACTTTTCCAAATTTGAATGAGACTTGAGAAAATTATACTCAGATGGTTAGGTTCCTTACGGTGGAACCAACTCACAAGGTTCAAGTCGTAGACTTGACATTGGTGGTCGTATTTCCCCGTGATGTACgtttagtgggaggagacgttcccgccGACTACGAAGGTGTCTGTAGCGAGTTCGTCAATCTCAAAATGATGTGTCGGCTCAGTCTTTCGAAGGTGCACATAGGGATAGAGGGTGTGTGTGCGTTCATAAGAATGATTGTATGTGCATATGTATGAGCGTCTGCGTTTGTACTGTGTTGAAAATAAAGAAACCTAGTTAAGAGCGCAAGTACATAACAATGATATAGTAGTTTAATGACATGCGAGTTATATGACACCAGATTAAATACCATTGGATTATTGTTCAAAAGTACTCTGATAAAAACTATATGTTGTTTCTGGATATAATTGGCgaagttttttgttttttggggaAACTTAAGAATAGCGAGGAAATATTAAAACAACCTATGAAAGCGAGTATTTCCTTACAATCATACTTTTCGAGCTGCACCCAGCATATCCAAAAATTTACGGTCTAAGCTTGAAATTGATTTACGAAATTAACTAAAATGACAAGATTTCTAAGCATAAGGAGTAATGGTAATGTTGTCGGCTGAAATTTAAATTTTACAATGGTATCTAAGTTTATTTTCTATGATGTACTCGCTCTGTAAAGAAATATtggtagtgatctaaacgctcttatatttgtttacggagggagtagcaaaCAATCTTCTTTTCGTTCCGGTTTCACTTATAAAATGGATCGATCTCTTTTTAAAATGAGATCACACTCAAGTATTAGTGGCTGTttcaaaagaaagaaagaaaacatcAAGGATTCATGTTCTGTGAAAAATAATCACTTCCGCTAAGTTCAATCCTTTAGGATTCCGGTGGACACAACATTGTAATCTTATTGTTTTTTCCTATTTTAGAGTATTTGTTGTCGTGCAAATAACACGAACCATTAGAATTCTCATGAGTTTTCTATATGTATTAGTTCTTTAGCTTTCTTACTAATTTTTGGTTGTCTCTCCCCATGTAAAGATTGTTTAACTTGCAGGATTATATTCCTTAAACTTGTTTCCCCAAGAATTCCTTTCCACcaagaaaaaaaattgattcAATCAAACCAaagttttttgttttttcctaTGCTACAATCAAACAAGCTTTGGTGCAAATTTATTCTTGTTGAATTTAGTGGTGGTCATGTCCTTCCGCAGAATATTAAATGTGAACGATGTTGGCCCAGTAAGTGAATTCTTTTGTAACaatgttatgtactccctccgtctttCAAAGGGTGTACTTCCAACTTTGTTGGAAGGTCAAATTATCTCAAAATTTGACCGAGTTTGTCCAAAAATATATCAATGTTTGTGAAACCAAATAGGAGTATgatgaaaatatattttattaTGAATCTAATGCTACTCATTTGATGACATAAATATTGATGTACTATTATATAAATACAGTCAAACATAAAAAAGTTTGACTTTCCAACAAAATTGAAAGTACATCCTTTTAAGGACGAAGGGAATACACAAAAGCTTTGTTATTCGAAACACGTCAAGAAAGACAGAGATAAGCTATTCGCCAACCAGTTTAATTTATTGGTAAGAGACATTTTTGCAGAATAAAACAAGTACTACGTACAATTATTACAACCTATATATAGCTAAGACGGAGTA
This genomic window contains:
- the LOC109754588 gene encoding uncharacterized protein — encoded protein: MAARCNTPSVNLLSLLLLLSSALFVAADDNSVKDACSKAPDQQFCVAFLSGIPGSRTVDARGLAELGIRAAAKIGAAEGTAARTQLNLVTIKGPQWQCMDSCVADVEEAVSHLDVDRGKGGVTAIDDAKFNDARDYVESAEKDGLTWNCDQCRDGLTAPVKTGLLPKGNEFEKVMGAVTALIKRAGGSAAPAPAPGPS